The proteins below are encoded in one region of Asticcacaulis excentricus CB 48:
- a CDS encoding DUF3298 and DUF4163 domain-containing protein, producing the protein MRMRPHLLITVAFCALTLASCSRKDEARKDDAPPVAAAPLEFAQTTPDAEVKLTFPEAIKAFPDLHNRLYAEGQSELKAFGDQAAKDRKELSAAGSEPPPYFRSITWTLPAQSEHLASLYAEQSEFTGGAHPNANYQSVLWDKTAKQAIDARLLFAPNADLAAADAFLCRQIEAERSRRNQTPTTQTATGFTCPKLIDSHLALVASTSSGKIGAIEALFAPYEVGPYAEGAYQIRVPQAVLRGLISPAYAADFSGEPVPAPVATQ; encoded by the coding sequence ATGCGGATGAGACCGCACCTGCTGATCACGGTCGCGTTTTGCGCACTGACGCTGGCGTCGTGCTCGCGCAAGGACGAGGCGCGCAAAGATGACGCCCCGCCTGTGGCCGCCGCACCGCTTGAGTTTGCGCAGACAACCCCGGACGCCGAAGTCAAGCTGACCTTCCCCGAAGCGATCAAAGCCTTCCCGGACCTGCACAACCGCCTCTATGCCGAAGGCCAGAGCGAGCTGAAGGCCTTTGGCGATCAGGCCGCCAAGGATCGTAAGGAACTGAGCGCCGCCGGTTCCGAGCCGCCACCCTATTTCCGTTCGATCACCTGGACCCTGCCCGCGCAGTCCGAGCATCTGGCCTCGCTCTATGCCGAGCAGTCGGAATTTACCGGCGGCGCGCACCCCAACGCCAATTATCAGAGCGTGCTGTGGGACAAGACCGCCAAACAGGCCATCGACGCGCGGCTATTGTTCGCACCCAATGCCGATCTCGCTGCGGCTGACGCCTTCCTGTGTCGCCAGATCGAGGCTGAGCGGTCGCGCCGCAATCAGACCCCGACGACGCAGACCGCCACCGGCTTTACCTGCCCCAAGCTGATCGACAGCCATCTGGCGCTGGTGGCTTCGACCTCCTCTGGCAAGATCGGCGCGATCGAGGCCTTGTTCGCCCCCTATGAGGTCGGCCCCTATGCCGAAGGGGCCTACCAGATCCGCGTGCCGCAGGCGGTGCTGCGTGGCCTGATCAGCCCGGCCTATGCGGCGGATTTTTCGGGGGAACCCGTGCCGGCCCCCGTAGCTACCCAATGA
- a CDS encoding class I SAM-dependent methyltransferase produces MNEPSAFIRAHTTPLPVPSLPDLSLYQAAEVTALWQMTEAELAQNGVPPPFWAFPWAGGQALGLWLQENPHVVHDKRVLDLACGSGLVGIVAAKLGAAQVIANDIDPFAGAALALNAALNDVDIIYDGVDRLSGEPTAVDVILAGDICYEESMTAAMLTFLRKGRSQGIAVYVGDPHRNYFPGEGFARLATFDIHTDTQIEDRAVKPASVWSLI; encoded by the coding sequence ATGAACGAACCGTCGGCGTTTATCCGCGCCCACACCACCCCTCTGCCGGTCCCCTCTCTGCCCGACCTAAGCCTCTATCAGGCAGCGGAGGTGACGGCGCTTTGGCAAATGACCGAGGCCGAGCTGGCGCAAAATGGGGTGCCCCCTCCCTTCTGGGCCTTTCCGTGGGCGGGCGGTCAGGCGCTTGGCCTGTGGCTTCAGGAAAACCCACACGTCGTCCACGACAAACGCGTGCTCGATCTGGCCTGCGGGTCCGGGCTGGTTGGCATAGTGGCGGCGAAGCTGGGGGCGGCACAGGTCATCGCGAATGATATCGACCCATTTGCCGGGGCCGCCTTGGCACTTAACGCGGCGCTGAACGACGTGGACATTATCTATGATGGCGTTGACCGGCTATCGGGCGAGCCTACCGCCGTCGATGTCATCCTGGCCGGGGATATCTGCTACGAAGAGTCGATGACCGCCGCCATGCTGACATTTCTGCGCAAAGGCCGGTCGCAAGGTATCGCCGTCTATGTTGGCGACCCTCACCGCAACTACTTCCCCGGCGAAGGGTTTGCGCGACTGGCGACCTTCGACATCCATACCGACACCCAAATCGAAGACCGCGCGGTGAAACCCGCCAGCGTCTGGAGCCTGATATGA
- a CDS encoding VOC family protein has protein sequence MSKHHKIDYVEWQATALPETKAFYHQAFGWTFIDYGPTYAALSEAGLDGGFDADNGPVKPLVILYSENLEASRDTVVAAGGHLTQDIFSFPGGRRFHFTDPSGNELGVWSDK, from the coding sequence ATGAGCAAACATCACAAAATCGACTATGTTGAATGGCAGGCCACCGCCCTGCCCGAAACCAAAGCCTTCTACCATCAGGCGTTTGGCTGGACCTTTATTGATTACGGCCCAACCTATGCCGCCCTGTCCGAGGCCGGTCTGGATGGCGGTTTCGACGCCGATAACGGGCCGGTAAAGCCGCTGGTTATCCTCTATTCTGAAAACCTCGAAGCGTCACGCGACACGGTTGTCGCCGCGGGCGGACACCTCACGCAGGATATCTTCAGCTTCCCCGGTGGCCGGCGTTTTCATTTCACCGATCCGTCGGGCAATGAACTGGGCGTATGGAGCGACAAATAG
- a CDS encoding ArnT family glycosyltransferase, translating into MTDTLLADVKTRWTQIRRGKWGDDSLMQALGREPVMRWLMGFAVLCLACFNFARDLNDPPSAFWDESYYVTALERYEGHIASYASHPPLGFMLMKVGRDLVGDAKNADSRFLAEVKKTDTRKIPKGYSFTGVRLMGGLFGAAGAVLFYLICLTITREAFSAAIFSLLYVFENALIVQFRAGHLDPFQITFALGGILVWLRAFCDPQKDSWKQAALFGALIGLSFMVKVNTIVLLALPAFTALRDLSRSRWPMDRAIGHIAAKAVAVSASFAAITVSIFVLHTVLNPVAPDFKSDAGRKDAPFITEPYKAWLEKRGPLTPQVLYDATNGYFRFMNNDFTGIVKTEKNGSNPALWPLMHKNITYRWDAHNGRTSYVQMAGNLFNWTLGGLALLATLVLLAQRTFQKKPWLDTHDMDIAAAIVGMWVVFMLVHIWLGTQRVMYIYHYFAGLLLSFMLLPLLYQVLKSRFARIEKHKDYALGVVCIGAAAGFMWIAPLTYHQPLTRAACEARNVPFKMVPCQPRLKPTASSSS; encoded by the coding sequence ATGACCGACACCCTGCTTGCCGACGTCAAAACCCGCTGGACGCAAATCCGCCGCGGCAAATGGGGCGACGACTCTCTGATGCAGGCTCTGGGGCGCGAACCCGTTATGCGCTGGCTTATGGGATTTGCCGTCCTCTGTCTGGCCTGCTTCAACTTTGCGCGCGACCTCAATGATCCGCCCAGTGCCTTTTGGGACGAAAGCTACTACGTCACGGCGCTGGAACGCTACGAAGGCCACATCGCCTCCTACGCCTCGCATCCACCTCTGGGCTTCATGCTGATGAAGGTCGGGCGCGATCTTGTCGGAGACGCCAAAAACGCCGACAGTCGTTTTCTGGCTGAGGTCAAAAAGACCGACACCCGCAAAATCCCCAAAGGCTACAGCTTTACCGGCGTGCGCCTGATGGGGGGCCTGTTCGGCGCGGCTGGAGCCGTTCTGTTCTATCTGATCTGCCTGACGATAACGCGCGAAGCCTTTTCCGCCGCCATCTTCAGCCTGCTCTACGTGTTTGAAAACGCGCTGATTGTGCAATTTCGCGCCGGGCATCTCGATCCGTTTCAGATTACCTTTGCGCTGGGCGGCATACTGGTATGGCTACGCGCCTTCTGTGATCCGCAAAAGGACAGTTGGAAGCAGGCGGCACTGTTCGGGGCGCTGATCGGCCTCAGCTTTATGGTCAAGGTCAATACGATCGTCCTGCTGGCGCTTCCGGCTTTTACCGCCCTCCGCGACCTAAGCCGCAGCCGCTGGCCGATGGACCGCGCGATCGGCCATATCGCCGCCAAGGCCGTGGCCGTTTCCGCCAGCTTTGCCGCTATCACGGTCTCGATCTTTGTGCTGCACACCGTGCTCAACCCGGTGGCACCGGATTTCAAAAGCGATGCCGGACGCAAGGACGCCCCCTTCATCACCGAGCCTTACAAGGCGTGGCTGGAAAAGCGCGGCCCGCTGACGCCGCAGGTGCTCTACGATGCCACAAACGGCTATTTCCGCTTCATGAACAATGACTTCACCGGCATTGTCAAAACGGAAAAGAACGGTTCGAACCCGGCTCTGTGGCCGCTGATGCACAAGAACATTACCTATCGCTGGGACGCCCACAATGGCCGTACCAGCTATGTGCAGATGGCCGGCAACCTGTTCAACTGGACGCTGGGCGGGCTGGCGTTGCTAGCCACTCTGGTGCTTCTGGCACAGCGAACCTTCCAGAAAAAGCCGTGGCTCGATACGCACGATATGGACATAGCGGCGGCAATCGTCGGCATGTGGGTCGTCTTCATGCTAGTCCACATCTGGCTCGGCACGCAGCGGGTCATGTATATCTACCACTATTTTGCGGGCCTGCTGCTAAGCTTTATGCTTCTGCCCCTGCTCTATCAGGTGCTGAAAAGCCGCTTTGCCCGGATCGAAAAGCACAAGGACTACGCGCTGGGGGTTGTCTGTATCGGGGCCGCAGCGGGCTTTATGTGGATCGCCCCGCTGACTTACCATCAACCCCTAACTCGCGCCGCATGCGAAGCGCGCAATGTGCCTTTCAAAATGGTGCCCTGCCAGCCCCGGCTGAAACCGACCGCTTCTTCCTCATCTTAA
- a CDS encoding M16 family metallopeptidase: MTLKALAVGVMLVVGLNGAAIAEPLKAGAPGAQFAHLYSDLPVDPQARFGRLSNGMTYVLYPNAAQPGKMVMRLRIGAGPLDEADEESGISYLITFMAFSGSTHYPDGDLFRQLERQGIQMGAGQQTLTEEGETSYQIALPRNDAATLDTGFTVMSDMAFGLTFPETADQRDRALVVTQLNNADQPVRRRYDEWLRTAFAGQLLPERPQKGLRDIVLYTPREQVRRFYDTNYRPERATLIIVGDIDAAALEKRIEKTFSAWKAKAPAPAARDAGAYTPKGPRGTTYFEPGLPEIIDIAWLKPAETRFQNREAVRDMMREHLALAALDNRLERVAARPDSAFARAGLNRQSFQRTGESLSLMVMPKPGETQKALNEALTLSRQVGEYGFSDAEFARAAADYEAGLRQRADSAATRSNEWIADMIAGSIGDRYVINSPAQDLQFYLDLKPELSRDAVNSYIKALMQRDGPLISVSGPAPVAGLDTTALEKTYAALKNLPVAAPEAETAKAWAYADFGAPVAPVRTEQDTALGTTRLTYANGVKVTIKPSKLQAGSVMVSVRALGGLKRLSPKTPDAAFALNFYDIFQGGLKNMSASEIEESLAGMNFDLAYRLTEDAAVLIGQSTPHDFAREMQLLRAFYSDAAFDPAYLERLRHSMPAYYTFASTNPSGVMAMHLPRLVYDGDARLTPMSQADMQSLGNDRIAALIRNSLRDTPLEIVIVGDITPEQARPALDATFGVLPPLPAHYTPAPDGGETARFPTAGLYKTLYHQGSPEQALMMIAFPTTDRYSDPKTGLGLDLLAEVLSLRHYEAGRAETGTTYVPLARHVPSTGFKAFGYLSATVQLYPGAESSFYTGFLSLIDGLKTAPVTDDELLRGRQLLLRRMAEEDRNNGYWLAALSGIDANAGQRDYVLKRQNMLNSLTPADLQDLAKRYLDPAKALKTVVLPVPKGDSKSS; encoded by the coding sequence ATGACACTGAAGGCTTTGGCAGTGGGCGTAATGCTGGTGGTTGGGCTGAACGGCGCGGCGATAGCCGAGCCCTTGAAAGCCGGAGCGCCGGGTGCACAGTTCGCACACCTCTATTCCGACCTCCCCGTCGATCCACAGGCACGCTTTGGCCGCCTGTCCAATGGCATGACCTATGTCCTCTATCCCAACGCCGCTCAGCCGGGGAAGATGGTCATGCGCCTGCGCATCGGGGCCGGACCGCTGGATGAGGCCGACGAAGAGAGCGGCATCTCCTACCTCATCACCTTTATGGCCTTTTCGGGTTCGACCCACTACCCCGACGGCGACCTGTTCCGGCAGCTTGAGCGTCAGGGCATCCAGATGGGGGCGGGTCAGCAGACCCTGACCGAGGAAGGCGAAACCAGCTATCAAATCGCCTTGCCACGCAATGATGCGGCGACGCTCGATACCGGTTTCACGGTGATGTCGGACATGGCCTTCGGTTTGACCTTCCCCGAAACGGCGGATCAGCGCGACCGCGCGCTGGTGGTCACGCAACTAAACAATGCCGATCAGCCGGTGCGGCGCCGGTATGACGAGTGGTTGCGCACCGCCTTTGCCGGTCAACTCCTCCCAGAACGACCGCAAAAGGGTCTGCGCGACATCGTGCTCTACACGCCGCGCGAACAGGTCCGCCGCTTCTATGACACCAATTACCGCCCTGAGCGCGCCACCTTGATCATTGTGGGTGACATCGACGCCGCCGCGCTGGAAAAACGTATCGAAAAGACGTTCAGTGCGTGGAAGGCCAAGGCCCCAGCCCCGGCGGCGCGCGATGCCGGCGCCTACACACCCAAAGGACCGCGCGGCACCACCTATTTCGAGCCCGGCCTGCCGGAGATCATCGATATCGCCTGGCTTAAACCCGCCGAAACGCGCTTTCAGAACCGTGAGGCGGTGCGCGACATGATGCGTGAGCATCTGGCGCTGGCCGCGCTCGACAACCGGCTGGAGCGCGTCGCCGCCCGCCCGGATAGCGCCTTTGCCCGCGCTGGTCTCAACCGTCAGTCCTTTCAGCGAACCGGCGAAAGCCTCAGCCTGATGGTTATGCCCAAACCCGGTGAAACGCAAAAGGCCCTTAACGAGGCCCTGACCCTGTCGCGGCAGGTCGGCGAATACGGCTTCAGCGACGCGGAATTTGCCCGCGCCGCCGCCGATTATGAAGCCGGGCTGCGTCAGCGCGCCGACAGCGCCGCCACACGCTCAAACGAGTGGATAGCCGACATGATAGCGGGGTCTATCGGTGATCGCTACGTGATCAATTCCCCGGCGCAGGATCTGCAATTCTATCTGGACCTCAAGCCCGAACTGTCGCGTGATGCGGTCAATAGTTATATCAAGGCGCTGATGCAGCGCGATGGCCCGCTGATTTCGGTCAGCGGCCCCGCCCCGGTGGCCGGGCTGGATACCACAGCCCTCGAGAAGACGTATGCTGCGCTGAAAAACTTACCCGTCGCCGCACCGGAAGCCGAAACGGCCAAGGCCTGGGCCTATGCCGATTTCGGCGCACCGGTCGCGCCGGTCCGCACCGAACAGGATACGGCGCTGGGCACAACGCGCCTGACCTATGCCAATGGCGTAAAGGTGACGATCAAGCCGTCAAAGCTGCAAGCCGGGTCGGTGATGGTCAGTGTGCGCGCCCTCGGCGGGCTTAAGCGTTTGTCGCCCAAAACACCGGATGCGGCCTTCGCCCTGAACTTCTACGATATTTTTCAGGGTGGCCTGAAAAACATGTCAGCCAGCGAGATCGAAGAATCGCTGGCGGGCATGAATTTCGACCTCGCCTACCGCCTGACCGAAGACGCGGCCGTCCTGATAGGGCAAAGCACACCGCACGATTTTGCGCGCGAAATGCAGTTGCTGCGCGCCTTCTACTCAGACGCCGCCTTCGATCCGGCCTATCTGGAGCGTCTGCGCCACTCGATGCCGGCCTACTATACCTTCGCCTCGACCAACCCGTCGGGGGTCATGGCCATGCACCTGCCGCGGCTGGTCTATGATGGCGATGCACGCCTGACGCCGATGTCGCAGGCCGACATGCAGAGCCTCGGCAATGACCGTATCGCGGCACTGATCCGCAATTCGTTGCGCGACACCCCGTTGGAAATCGTCATTGTTGGTGACATCACGCCAGAACAGGCTCGCCCGGCGTTGGATGCCACCTTCGGCGTCCTGCCGCCCCTTCCAGCCCACTATACTCCCGCACCCGATGGAGGCGAGACGGCTCGCTTCCCGACCGCAGGCCTCTACAAGACCCTTTATCACCAGGGCAGCCCCGAACAGGCACTTATGATGATCGCCTTCCCCACTACCGACCGCTACAGCGACCCGAAGACCGGTCTGGGTCTCGACCTGCTGGCTGAGGTCCTGAGCCTGCGCCACTATGAGGCCGGGCGTGCCGAAACCGGCACCACCTATGTCCCTCTGGCCCGCCATGTGCCCTCCACAGGATTTAAAGCCTTCGGCTATCTATCGGCCACGGTGCAACTCTATCCGGGGGCCGAGAGCAGCTTCTATACCGGCTTCCTCAGCCTGATCGACGGGTTGAAAACCGCGCCGGTGACCGATGACGAACTGCTGCGCGGGCGTCAGTTGCTGTTGCGCCGCATGGCCGAAGAGGATCGCAATAACGGCTACTGGTTGGCGGCCCTGTCCGGCATCGACGCCAATGCCGGACAGCGTGACTACGTGCTAAAACGTCAGAACATGCTGAACAGCCTAACCCCCGCCGACCTTCAGGACTTAGCCAAACGCTATCTAGATCCGGCAAAGGCCTTGAAGACGGTGGTGTTACCTGTGCCGAAAGGCGACTCGAAGTCCTCATAA